A genomic region of Candidatus Zymogenus saltonus contains the following coding sequences:
- the argH gene encoding argininosuccinate lyase, which yields MKKPWGGRFKDDTSGEVEAFTSSISFDARLAPYDIGGSIAHAKTLERAGLISKEEANDLISELERIAKEIGKEKFRFKNALEDVHMNIEAALIKRLGEDVGGLIHTARSRNDQVAVDTRLFVKMEARRAIDLLKEIRITIIDLADKNIEVVMPGYTHLQRAQPILLSHHLLAYWEMFHRDSLRFKNVLTAADVMPLGSGALAGVPYRLDREYTAKLLGFSRISTNSVDAVSDRDYILDYLASASIAMMHLSRLAEELVLFSSAEYGFVTLPDRYATGSSIMPQKKNPDVPELVRGKTGRVIGNLVSLLTTMKGLPLAYMRDMQEDKEALFDAVDTLNASLSIMEGLLSAVRFNGDKMKEALTGGFITATDAADYLVRKGVSFREAHGIVGKIVADAESRGKTLFDLSVSDWREFSPRFDDDIIDAVKVESSISSRNIVGGTARERVVETIKTLRKLEKGKE from the coding sequence ATGAAAAAACCGTGGGGGGGCAGGTTCAAAGACGATACGAGCGGAGAGGTGGAGGCGTTTACCTCCTCCATATCATTCGACGCGCGCCTTGCCCCATACGATATTGGAGGGAGCATAGCCCACGCGAAGACCCTCGAGAGGGCGGGATTGATAAGCAAAGAGGAGGCTAATGACCTTATCTCAGAGCTTGAAAGAATCGCTAAAGAGATCGGTAAAGAGAAATTTCGCTTCAAAAACGCCCTCGAGGATGTCCACATGAACATAGAGGCGGCCCTGATAAAGAGGCTGGGCGAAGACGTGGGGGGGCTTATCCACACCGCCAGGAGCAGAAACGACCAGGTGGCCGTGGACACCCGGCTCTTCGTAAAGATGGAGGCGAGAAGGGCGATCGATCTCCTCAAAGAAATCAGGATTACGATCATAGACCTCGCCGATAAAAACATCGAGGTCGTGATGCCCGGTTACACCCACCTCCAGCGGGCGCAGCCGATTTTGCTCTCCCACCACCTCCTCGCGTACTGGGAGATGTTTCACAGAGACTCCTTGAGATTCAAAAACGTTTTGACGGCCGCCGACGTGATGCCCCTCGGCTCCGGGGCGCTGGCCGGCGTCCCCTACCGACTCGACCGGGAATACACGGCAAAGCTCCTCGGATTCTCCCGGATATCGACAAACAGCGTGGACGCCGTGAGCGACAGGGACTACATCCTGGACTACCTCGCCTCGGCCTCGATTGCCATGATGCACCTCTCCCGCCTCGCCGAGGAGCTGGTGTTGTTTTCCAGCGCCGAGTACGGCTTCGTAACGCTCCCCGACCGCTACGCCACCGGCTCCTCCATCATGCCCCAAAAGAAAAACCCGGACGTCCCGGAGCTGGTGAGAGGAAAGACGGGAAGGGTGATCGGCAACCTCGTCTCCCTTCTCACCACGATGAAGGGGCTGCCGCTCGCCTACATGCGGGACATGCAGGAGGACAAGGAGGCCCTCTTCGACGCCGTCGACACGCTGAACGCCTCCCTGTCGATCATGGAAGGGCTCCTCTCCGCCGTTCGGTTCAACGGCGATAAAATGAAAGAGGCCCTGACCGGCGGATTCATCACCGCCACCGACGCCGCCGACTACCTCGTAAGAAAGGGGGTCAGCTTCAGGGAGGCTCACGGGATCGTGGGGAAGATCGTGGCTGATGCGGAATCGAGGGGGAAAACCCTCTTTGACCTGAGCGTCTCCGACTGGCGGGAGTTCTCCCCCAGGTTCGACGACGACATCATCGATGCGGTCAAGGTGGAATCGTCCATATCGTCGAGGAACATCGTAGGCGGCACGGCAAGAGAGCGGGTGGTGGAGACCATCAAGACACTGCGCAAGCTTGAAAAGGGGAAGGAGTAG
- the lysA gene encoding diaminopimelate decarboxylase: MNYFNYVNDVLHAEDIPITRLAEKFGTPLYIYSAKTLRHHFRVFDNAFSGIEHLICFAMKANSNLGVLRLFAKMGAGFDIVSGGELFRALKAGGDPKKIVYSGVGKTTDEIREALKADILMFNVESFEELGVINEIAGTIRKRARISLRVNPDVDPMTHPKISTGLKENKFGIDIKKVIDDYEEAGRLPNIEVIGVDCHIGSQITEIAPFVDALERLKELVFKLRERGFNIRWFDIGGGLGITYQNESPPDPSQYAAAIKKSAEDLNVAFILEPGRVIVGNAGIMVTRVLYTKRNGKNFVVVDAGMNDLMRPAMYDSFHEIKPVIKSNNSKITADVVGPICESADFIAKNREIADAKRGDLLAVMSAGAYSFSMASNYNSRPRAAELLIDGKVPHLVRKRESYKDLILRED, from the coding sequence GTGAACTATTTCAACTACGTCAATGATGTGCTTCACGCCGAGGATATCCCGATAACCAGGCTCGCAGAAAAATTCGGGACGCCCCTCTACATATACAGCGCCAAGACCCTGAGGCACCACTTCAGGGTCTTCGACAACGCCTTTTCCGGCATCGAGCACCTGATCTGCTTTGCTATGAAGGCTAACTCCAACCTCGGCGTCCTGAGGCTCTTCGCGAAGATGGGCGCAGGGTTCGACATCGTCTCCGGCGGCGAGCTCTTTAGAGCCTTAAAGGCCGGCGGCGACCCGAAGAAGATCGTCTACAGCGGCGTCGGAAAGACGACCGACGAGATCAGGGAGGCGCTAAAAGCCGACATCCTGATGTTCAACGTCGAGTCGTTCGAGGAGCTGGGCGTCATAAACGAGATCGCGGGAACGATCAGGAAAAGGGCGAGGATATCCCTTCGCGTAAATCCGGACGTGGATCCCATGACGCACCCGAAGATATCCACGGGACTCAAGGAAAACAAGTTCGGCATCGACATCAAAAAGGTTATCGATGACTACGAGGAGGCGGGGAGGCTCCCCAACATCGAGGTCATCGGCGTGGACTGCCACATCGGCTCCCAGATAACGGAGATCGCTCCCTTCGTGGACGCCCTCGAGCGCCTTAAAGAGCTGGTCTTCAAGCTTCGCGAGAGGGGCTTCAATATCCGCTGGTTCGACATCGGCGGGGGGCTGGGCATCACCTATCAAAACGAGTCCCCCCCCGATCCCTCCCAGTACGCGGCGGCGATAAAAAAGAGCGCCGAAGACCTCAACGTCGCCTTCATCCTCGAACCGGGGCGGGTGATCGTCGGGAACGCCGGCATAATGGTGACAAGGGTCCTCTACACCAAGCGGAACGGGAAGAACTTCGTCGTCGTGGACGCCGGGATGAACGACCTGATGCGCCCGGCGATGTACGACTCCTTCCACGAGATAAAACCCGTGATAAAAAGCAACAACAGCAAGATCACCGCCGACGTGGTGGGGCCGATCTGCGAGTCGGCCGATTTCATCGCCAAGAACCGCGAGATAGCCGACGCCAAGCGCGGCGACCTGCTGGCCGTAATGAGCGCCGGCGCCTACAGCTTCTCGATGGCGTCAAACTACAACTCCCGCCCCCGCGCCGCGGAGCTTTTGATCGACGGCAAAGTGCCGCACCTCGTCAGGAAACGGGAGAGCTACAAGGATTTGATTCTGAGGGAGGATTGA